The Desulfuromonas versatilis genome has a segment encoding these proteins:
- the tadA gene encoding tRNA adenosine(34) deaminase TadA has product MTLAQEQDRGFMQKALVEAAAAERLGEVPIGAVVVHGGEIVGRGHNLRETSNDPTTHAEMIAIREAAATIGHWRLLDCTLYVTLEPCVMCMGAIILARIPRLVYACRDPRVGAVGSIYDFSKDDRFNHRVEVAEGVLAEECSSMLSGFFKKLREKKKELKAGNN; this is encoded by the coding sequence GTGACTCTTGCTCAAGAACAAGACAGGGGCTTTATGCAGAAGGCCCTGGTGGAAGCCGCAGCCGCTGAGAGGCTGGGCGAGGTTCCCATCGGGGCCGTTGTCGTTCATGGGGGGGAGATCGTCGGCCGCGGGCACAACCTACGCGAGACCAGCAACGATCCCACCACCCACGCCGAAATGATCGCGATCCGCGAGGCGGCAGCGACCATCGGCCACTGGCGGCTACTCGACTGCACCCTGTACGTTACCCTGGAACCCTGCGTGATGTGCATGGGGGCCATCATCCTGGCTCGTATCCCGAGGCTGGTGTATGCCTGCCGGGATCCTAGGGTGGGGGCAGTAGGTTCGATCTACGATTTCTCCAAGGACGACCGCTTCAACCACCGGGTCGAGGTGGCCGAGGGCGTTCTTGCAGAAGAGTGCAGCAGCATGCTGAGCGGGTTTTTCAAAAAACTCCGCGAAAAGAAGAAAGAGCTGAAAGCAGGAAACAACTGA
- a CDS encoding response regulator produces MNQNRILVVDDEAHVRKAVQRALLDEDYEILTAPSASEALKLLADEHFKVVVSDERMPGMQGSELLSTISLRWPETVRILLTGQASLEAAVRAVNEGEIYRFLMKPWNDAELRMAIRSGIEKHDLEVKNRKLLSLVRSQELKLRALKGEALPLPKAEGRCSDGSFHLKELTEQEISELLNECGIGDVK; encoded by the coding sequence ATGAACCAGAACCGAATCCTTGTTGTCGATGATGAGGCCCATGTCCGCAAGGCCGTGCAGCGCGCGCTGCTGGACGAGGATTACGAAATCCTGACCGCGCCCAGCGCGTCGGAGGCGCTGAAACTGCTGGCAGATGAACACTTCAAGGTCGTCGTTTCGGATGAAAGAATGCCCGGGATGCAAGGCTCGGAGCTGCTGTCGACCATCAGCCTGCGCTGGCCGGAAACCGTCCGCATTCTGCTTACCGGCCAGGCGAGCCTGGAGGCCGCGGTGCGGGCAGTGAACGAGGGTGAAATTTACCGCTTCCTGATGAAACCCTGGAATGATGCCGAACTGCGGATGGCCATCCGCTCGGGGATCGAAAAGCATGACCTTGAAGTAAAAAACCGCAAGCTCCTCTCTCTGGTGCGCAGCCAGGAACTGAAACTCCGTGCCCTGAAAGGCGAGGCCCTGCCCTTGCCAAAGGCCGAGGGACGCTGCTCCGATGGAAGCTTCCACCTGAAGGAACTGACCGAACAGGAGATCAGCGAGTTGCTCAACGAATGCGGTATTGGTGACGTGAAATAA